A single genomic interval of Calypte anna isolate BGI_N300 chromosome 3, bCalAnn1_v1.p, whole genome shotgun sequence harbors:
- the KCNG3 gene encoding potassium voltage-gated channel subfamily G member 3 isoform X2, translating to MNFGRGPSVVLNVGGTRYSFSREVLKDFPLRRVSRLHGCLSEQDVLEVCDDYDRERNEYFFDRHSEAFGFIMLYVRHGHLRFVPHMCELSFYNEMIYWGLEGSHLDYCCQRRLDDRMSETRTYYAAEEPPGETAGGPEGKSRRPPGAEGGKWLERMRRTFEEPTSSVAAQVLATVSILFVIVSMVVLCASTLPEWRAPENRSMEEQSRIIEAICIGWFTAECIVRFIVSKNKCEFVRRPLNIIDLLAITPYYISVLMTVFTGENSQLQRAGVTLRVLRMMRIFWVIKLARHFIGLQTLGLTLKRCYREMVMLLVFICVAMAIFSALSQLLENGLDLGTKNKDYASIPAACWWVIISMTTVGYGDMCPITVPGRILGGICVVSGIVLLALPITFIYHSFVQCYHELKFRSARYSRSLSAEFLN from the exons ATGAACTTTGGCCGCGGCCCCTCGGTGGTATTGAACGTCGGGGGCACTCGGTACTCCTTCTCCCGGGAGGTGCTGAAGGATTTCCCGCTGCGGCGGGTGAGCCGCTTGCACGGCTGCCTCTCGGAACAGGACGTGCTGGAGGTGTGCGACGACTACGACCGGGAGCGGAACGAGTACTTCTTCGACCGGCACTCGGAGGCCTTCGGCTTCATCATGCTGTACGTGCGGCACGGACACCTGCGCTTCGTGCCACACATGTGCGAGCTCTCCTTCTACAACGAGATGATCTACTGGGGGCTGGAGGGCTCCCACCTCGACTACTGCTGCCAGCGCCGCCTCGATGACCGCATGTCGGAGACGCGCACCTACTACGCGGCGGAGGAGCCGCCGGGGGAGACGGCCGGCGGCCCCGAGGGCAAGAGCCGGCGGCCGCCGGGAGCCGAGGGCGGGAAGTGGCTGGAAAGGATGAGGAGGACTTTCGAGGAGCCCACGTCTTCCGTGGCCGCTCAGGTCCTGGCCACCGTCTCCATCCTCTTCGTCATCGTGTCCATGGTGGTGCTGTGTGCCAGCACCCTGCCCGAGTGGCGGGCGCCGGAGAACCGCAgcatggaggagcagagcag GATAATTGAAGCTATCTGCATAGGCTGGTTTACTGCAGAGTGCATTGTGAGGTTTATCGTCTCCAAAAACAAGTGTGAGTTTGTCAGAAGACCTCTCAACATCATTGATTTGCTGGCAATTACTCCTTACTACATCTCTGTTCTAATGACAGTTTTTACAGGGGAAAACTCGCAGCTTCAGAGGGCTGGAGTAACCTTGAGGGTCTTGAGAATGATGAGGATTTTTTGGGTGATTAAACTGGCTCGCCATTTCATTGGCCTTCAAACACTTGGTCTGACTCTGAAGCGTTGTTACAGAGAGATGGTGATGCTACTTGTCTTTATCTGTGTTGCTATGGCAATTTTCAGTGCACTTTCCCAGCTTCTTGAAAATGGGTTGGACTTGGGAACAAAGAACAAGGATTATGCCAGCATTCCTGCTGCTTGTTGGTGGGTGATCATCTCGATGACCACAGTTGGTTATGGTGACATGTGTCCCATCACTGTACCAGGAAGGATTCTTGGAGGAATTTGTGTGGTGAGTGGCATCGTTTTATTAGCCTTGCCGATCACTTTCATCTATCACAGCTTTGTGCAATGTTACCATGAGCTCAAGTTTCGATCTGCTAGGTACAGTAGAAGCCTCTCTGCTGAATTCTTAAATTGA
- the KCNG3 gene encoding potassium voltage-gated channel subfamily G member 3 isoform X1, with translation MNFGRGPSVVLNVGGTRYSFSREVLKDFPLRRVSRLHGCLSEQDVLEVCDDYDRERNEYFFDRHSEAFGFIMLYVRHGHLRFVPHMCELSFYNEMIYWGLEGSHLDYCCQRRLDDRMSETRTYYAAEEPPGETAGGPEGKSRRPPGAEGGKWLERMRRTFEEPTSSVAAQVLATVSILFVIVSMVVLCASTLPEWRAPENRSMEEQSRYTAESVREPSGIIEAICIGWFTAECIVRFIVSKNKCEFVRRPLNIIDLLAITPYYISVLMTVFTGENSQLQRAGVTLRVLRMMRIFWVIKLARHFIGLQTLGLTLKRCYREMVMLLVFICVAMAIFSALSQLLENGLDLGTKNKDYASIPAACWWVIISMTTVGYGDMCPITVPGRILGGICVVSGIVLLALPITFIYHSFVQCYHELKFRSARYSRSLSAEFLN, from the exons ATGAACTTTGGCCGCGGCCCCTCGGTGGTATTGAACGTCGGGGGCACTCGGTACTCCTTCTCCCGGGAGGTGCTGAAGGATTTCCCGCTGCGGCGGGTGAGCCGCTTGCACGGCTGCCTCTCGGAACAGGACGTGCTGGAGGTGTGCGACGACTACGACCGGGAGCGGAACGAGTACTTCTTCGACCGGCACTCGGAGGCCTTCGGCTTCATCATGCTGTACGTGCGGCACGGACACCTGCGCTTCGTGCCACACATGTGCGAGCTCTCCTTCTACAACGAGATGATCTACTGGGGGCTGGAGGGCTCCCACCTCGACTACTGCTGCCAGCGCCGCCTCGATGACCGCATGTCGGAGACGCGCACCTACTACGCGGCGGAGGAGCCGCCGGGGGAGACGGCCGGCGGCCCCGAGGGCAAGAGCCGGCGGCCGCCGGGAGCCGAGGGCGGGAAGTGGCTGGAAAGGATGAGGAGGACTTTCGAGGAGCCCACGTCTTCCGTGGCCGCTCAGGTCCTGGCCACCGTCTCCATCCTCTTCGTCATCGTGTCCATGGTGGTGCTGTGTGCCAGCACCCTGCCCGAGTGGCGGGCGCCGGAGAACCGCAgcatggaggagcagagcaggtaCACAGCAGAATCAGTCAGGGAGCCCTCAGG GATAATTGAAGCTATCTGCATAGGCTGGTTTACTGCAGAGTGCATTGTGAGGTTTATCGTCTCCAAAAACAAGTGTGAGTTTGTCAGAAGACCTCTCAACATCATTGATTTGCTGGCAATTACTCCTTACTACATCTCTGTTCTAATGACAGTTTTTACAGGGGAAAACTCGCAGCTTCAGAGGGCTGGAGTAACCTTGAGGGTCTTGAGAATGATGAGGATTTTTTGGGTGATTAAACTGGCTCGCCATTTCATTGGCCTTCAAACACTTGGTCTGACTCTGAAGCGTTGTTACAGAGAGATGGTGATGCTACTTGTCTTTATCTGTGTTGCTATGGCAATTTTCAGTGCACTTTCCCAGCTTCTTGAAAATGGGTTGGACTTGGGAACAAAGAACAAGGATTATGCCAGCATTCCTGCTGCTTGTTGGTGGGTGATCATCTCGATGACCACAGTTGGTTATGGTGACATGTGTCCCATCACTGTACCAGGAAGGATTCTTGGAGGAATTTGTGTGGTGAGTGGCATCGTTTTATTAGCCTTGCCGATCACTTTCATCTATCACAGCTTTGTGCAATGTTACCATGAGCTCAAGTTTCGATCTGCTAGGTACAGTAGAAGCCTCTCTGCTGAATTCTTAAATTGA
- the LOC103530933 gene encoding cytochrome c oxidase subunit 7A-related protein, mitochondrial isoform X1: MYYKFNGVTQRLSGAAASAAYNPQGLKPIVSTESPALIFGTTTKLASDLPADDSFLGKNKVPDLQKVFQRADGLPVHLKRGVPDKLLYRTTMALTIGGTIYCLVALYMASQPRNQK; the protein is encoded by the exons ATGTACTACAAGTTCAACGGCGTCACGCAGAGGCTGTCCGGGGCCGCGGCCTCCGCCGCCTACAACCCCCAG GGACTCAAACCAATAGTTTCCACTGAATCCCCAGCTCTGATTTTTGGGACAACAACTAAACTTGCTTCAGATTTACCAGCAGATGATTCTTTCTTGGGTAAAAACAAGGTGCCAGACCTACAGAAAGTTTTTCAG AGAGCAGATGGATTGCCAGTGCACCTGAAACGAGGAGTTCCAGATAAGCTGCTTTATCGGACCACGATGGCTCTAACAATAGGCGGGACGATCTACTGCCTGGTAGCCCTCTACATGGCctcacagcccagaaaccaaaaGTAA
- the LOC103530933 gene encoding cytochrome c oxidase subunit 7A-related protein, mitochondrial isoform X2 produces the protein MYYKFNGVTQRLSGAAASAAYNPQRADGLPVHLKRGVPDKLLYRTTMALTIGGTIYCLVALYMASQPRNQK, from the exons ATGTACTACAAGTTCAACGGCGTCACGCAGAGGCTGTCCGGGGCCGCGGCCTCCGCCGCCTACAACCCCCAG AGAGCAGATGGATTGCCAGTGCACCTGAAACGAGGAGTTCCAGATAAGCTGCTTTATCGGACCACGATGGCTCTAACAATAGGCGGGACGATCTACTGCCTGGTAGCCCTCTACATGGCctcacagcccagaaaccaaaaGTAA